ATATTGTAGTCGAAAAAAATAGAATTGCTCAGATTCAGGTGGTTGGGTATCCAGGTCTTCCCATCAATGAAAATAGAAGACCCAAGGCGGATGAAAATACAAAAGTATATGATCTGGAAGGGCATTATTTGCTTCCTGGGCTTATTGATATGCATGCGCATATAGGAGGGAGTGGTCAAGGTACGCCGGCTGAGTATGTATTTAAACTTTGGATGGCTCACGGTATTACCACAATCAGAGACCCATCTGCAGGAAACGGCTTGAATTGGGTATTGGATCACAAGAAAAAGTCACTTGCCAATCAAATTACCGCACCCCGAATTTTAGCATATACCGCTTTCGGAATGGGGGCCAAAGAAGCAATTATCAATGCAGAACAAGCCAAAGCTTGGGTCAATGACAATAAGGCAAAGGGAGCCGACGGAATTAAATTTTTTGGTGCCAATCCTGAAGTGATGCAAGCTGCGATTTCAGAAAATAAGCGTATTGGTCTTCGATCAGCCATGCATCATCAGCAAATGGATGTAGCAAGATGGAATGTGCTCAATTCGGCCCGTGCAGGACTTACCTCTATGGAACATTGGTATGGTCTTCCTGAAGCTCTTTTCCAAGATCGAACCATTCAAGATTTTAGATTGGATTACAATTACCAAAATGAGCAACATCGCTTTGGAGAAGCCGGGAAACTATGGAAGCAAGCTGCACCTCCATATTCTGAGCACTGGAATAAAGTGATGACTGAATTATTGGAGTTGGATTTTACCCTAGATCCCACATTCAATATTTATGAAGCGAATCGGGATTTGATGCGAGCTAGAACTCAGGAATGGCATGAGGTCTACACACTTCCTTCATTGTGGCGATTTTATGCACCAAGTAGACAATCTCACGGGTCGTATTGGTTTGATTGGACGACAGAAGAAGAGGTTCAGTGGAAAGAGAACTACAGACTTTGGATGACTTTCGTGAATGAATACAAAAATCGTGGAGGTCGGGTGACGGCAGGTTCCGATTCTGGATTCATTTACCAGTTGTATGGATTTGCTTATATCCGAGAGTTAGAGCTCCTAAGAGAAGCAGGATTTCATCCATTGGAGGTGATTCGAAGTGCTACCTTGTATGGAGCTCAGGCACTAGGAATGGAAAAAGAAATCGGATCCGTAGAGGTTGGAAAATTGGCTGATTTTCTAATTCTTGAAGAAAATCCTCTTCAGAATCTAAAGGTTCTTTACGGAACAGGGACCATTCGAATCAATGAAAACAATGAGCCTGTTCGAGTAGGTGGTGTAAAATACACCGTGAAAGACGGAATTGTGTACGATGCTAAAAAGATGCTCGATGATGTAAAAACCATCGTAGATCAGCATAAGGCAAGAGAAAATGCAAGACTTACCCAGCCTGGCTTGGATTGGTAAACTGTCAGCTTTGAAACAATCCTGAAGGGTGGAGAAGATTATTCTCCATCCTTTTTATTTGGCCTATTCCTGATACTAGGCCTTTTTAGTTATCAGAAATTGGTGATCATAGGTTAAGGATTGGATCGGATTTATTTTTAACTTGAAGCTAAACCCAAATAAAAATGCCTCACATTCAAGCTAATGGTGTCTCTTTATTCTATACAAAATTAGGACAAGGTTCAGAGACAATCGTTTTTTCCCACGGACTTCTTTGGAGCCATAAAATGTTTTCCGCACAGCTGGAAGTCTTGTCCAAATCTTATCGGGTCATTGCCTATGATCATCGAGGACAAGGGCAAAGTGAGGTAAAAGCACCTTTTGATATGGATACGGTAGCGGAGGATGCTGCTGCTTTAATTGAAACTCTTGGCTTAGGAAAGGTTCATTTTGCAGGTCTTTCGATGGGGGGATTTGTTGGGATGCGTCTTGCTGCAAGGAGACCAGACTTAATCAAATCTCTGATCCTTTTGGAAACCTCTGCGAATGCCGAACCTGTGGAAAATCTTCCCAAATACAAGACCTTAAATGGGATAGTAAAATGGCTAGGGGTAATTGGACCTGTGGCTTCAAAGGTTATGCCTATCATGTTTGCCGCATCTTGGCTTGCCAATGCTGAAAATTCGGCTCAAGTTTCTTTTTGGAAAAATGAGCTTAAAAAGAATAAGAAAAGTATCACTGGGCCTGTTGAGGGAGTGATCTTCAGGAAAGGCGTGGAGGATGAATTAGGGAAGATTCAATGCCCGACGATGATTATGGTTGGAGATGAAGATG
Above is a window of Algoriphagus sanaruensis DNA encoding:
- a CDS encoding alpha/beta fold hydrolase, producing the protein MPHIQANGVSLFYTKLGQGSETIVFSHGLLWSHKMFSAQLEVLSKSYRVIAYDHRGQGQSEVKAPFDMDTVAEDAAALIETLGLGKVHFAGLSMGGFVGMRLAARRPDLIKSLILLETSANAEPVENLPKYKTLNGIVKWLGVIGPVASKVMPIMFAASWLANAENSAQVSFWKNELKKNKKSITGPVEGVIFRKGVEDELGKIQCPTMIMVGDEDVATKPEKAKFIQMGVANAVLHRIPGAGHSSCIEKPAIVNQLILDWLKEQA
- a CDS encoding amidohydrolase family protein translates to MTAFSQIMPSPDRNEGEGPYDRLILRGVTLIDGTGAPPIGPVDIVVEKNRIAQIQVVGYPGLPINENRRPKADENTKVYDLEGHYLLPGLIDMHAHIGGSGQGTPAEYVFKLWMAHGITTIRDPSAGNGLNWVLDHKKKSLANQITAPRILAYTAFGMGAKEAIINAEQAKAWVNDNKAKGADGIKFFGANPEVMQAAISENKRIGLRSAMHHQQMDVARWNVLNSARAGLTSMEHWYGLPEALFQDRTIQDFRLDYNYQNEQHRFGEAGKLWKQAAPPYSEHWNKVMTELLELDFTLDPTFNIYEANRDLMRARTQEWHEVYTLPSLWRFYAPSRQSHGSYWFDWTTEEEVQWKENYRLWMTFVNEYKNRGGRVTAGSDSGFIYQLYGFAYIRELELLREAGFHPLEVIRSATLYGAQALGMEKEIGSVEVGKLADFLILEENPLQNLKVLYGTGTIRINENNEPVRVGGVKYTVKDGIVYDAKKMLDDVKTIVDQHKARENARLTQPGLDW